The following proteins are encoded in a genomic region of Paenibacillus sp. FSL R7-0273:
- a CDS encoding 5'-deoxyadenosine deaminase, whose amino-acid sequence MANILIKNAEIITMNKQEEIFHGDIRIIDNLITEIGSGLTPQGEERVIDATNRTVIPGFVQTHIHLCQTLFRGKGDDLELMDWLRKRIWPLEAAHDEESLYYSAMLGIGELISSGTTTIVDMETVNHTDFAFQAIAKSGIRALSGKVMMDQKGGDVPEALQEDTAASLQESVDLLEKWNGYGNGRIQYAFSPRFVISCTEPLLKEVRDLSARYNVKVHTHASENQGEIEIVQAMTGMRNVVYLDHLGLANERLILAHCVWLDAEEKRILRDRGVHVSHCPGSNLKLASGIADTPGMLHDHIHLSLGADGAPCNNNLDMFNEMRLAAVIQKPHHGPTTMDARSVFRMATIGGAKAVGMEDQIGSIEVGKKADLAILNLYNFHTFPSYDVDPISRIVYSATRADVETTIVDGEILMDKGLLKTVDKDTVLHEANRSIKRLLVHTQVS is encoded by the coding sequence ATGGCCAACATACTGATCAAAAATGCGGAGATTATTACAATGAACAAGCAGGAGGAAATCTTCCACGGCGATATCCGGATTATAGACAATCTGATTACGGAAATCGGCAGCGGGCTTACGCCGCAGGGGGAAGAGCGGGTTATTGATGCAACGAACCGAACGGTAATCCCCGGCTTTGTGCAGACCCATATTCATCTCTGCCAGACGCTGTTCCGCGGCAAAGGCGATGACCTGGAGCTCATGGACTGGCTGCGCAAACGGATCTGGCCGCTGGAGGCCGCCCATGATGAGGAATCGCTGTATTACTCCGCCATGCTCGGGATCGGGGAGCTGATCTCCAGCGGCACGACGACGATTGTCGATATGGAGACGGTTAACCATACGGATTTTGCGTTCCAGGCAATTGCCAAAAGCGGCATCCGCGCCCTCTCCGGCAAGGTGATGATGGATCAGAAGGGCGGCGATGTCCCGGAAGCGCTGCAGGAGGACACGGCAGCCTCGCTGCAGGAAAGTGTGGATCTGCTGGAAAAATGGAACGGCTACGGCAACGGGCGGATCCAGTACGCTTTTTCACCGAGATTCGTGATCTCCTGTACAGAGCCGCTGCTTAAGGAAGTCCGTGACCTGTCGGCCCGCTATAATGTCAAAGTGCACACCCACGCGTCGGAGAATCAGGGAGAAATCGAAATCGTCCAGGCGATGACCGGCATGCGCAATGTCGTGTACCTCGACCATCTGGGGCTGGCGAACGAACGCCTGATTCTGGCCCACTGCGTCTGGCTGGATGCCGAGGAGAAACGGATTTTGCGTGACCGCGGGGTGCATGTCAGCCACTGTCCAGGCTCTAACCTGAAGCTGGCTTCAGGTATTGCTGATACGCCGGGGATGCTGCACGATCACATCCACCTTAGTCTGGGTGCCGACGGAGCGCCGTGCAACAACAACCTTGACATGTTCAACGAAATGCGGCTGGCCGCAGTCATCCAGAAGCCCCACCACGGCCCGACCACGATGGATGCGCGCAGCGTCTTCCGCATGGCTACCATCGGCGGCGCCAAGGCAGTCGGCATGGAAGACCAGATCGGCAGCATCGAGGTAGGCAAAAAAGCCGACCTGGCGATCCTCAACCTCTACAACTTCCACACCTTCCCGTCCTATGACGTCGATCCGATCTCCCGGATTGTCTACTCCGCCACCCGCGCCGATGTCGAGACGACCATTGTCGACGGGGAGATCCTGATGGATAAAGGACTGCTGAAGACGGTCGATAAGGACACCGTGCTGCATGAGGCTAACCGTTCGATTAAAAGATTGCTGGTGCATACGCAGGTTAGCTGA